The following coding sequences are from one Myxococcus stipitatus window:
- the nusB gene encoding transcription antitermination factor NusB gives MGARRTGRERALQALYQLEMTPSSSALDALESAWTASEEKESAKRDPDAVRFARELVEGVQSHRAEIDRLIEAHSHNWRLDRMSRIDRNVLRVGIFELKYRPDIPRKVTINEAVELGKNFGTEESSAFVNGLLDRVAVALNKA, from the coding sequence ATGGGCGCGCGCAGAACGGGACGTGAGCGTGCGTTGCAGGCGCTCTACCAGCTGGAGATGACCCCGAGCTCGTCCGCCCTGGACGCCCTGGAGTCGGCCTGGACGGCCTCCGAGGAGAAGGAGAGCGCCAAGCGCGACCCGGACGCGGTGCGCTTCGCCCGCGAGCTGGTGGAGGGCGTGCAGTCCCACCGCGCGGAGATCGACCGGCTCATCGAGGCGCACAGCCACAACTGGCGCCTGGACCGCATGTCGCGCATCGACCGCAACGTGCTGCGCGTGGGCATCTTCGAGCTGAAGTACCGGCCGGACATCCCTCGCAAGGTCACCATCAACGAGGCGGTGGAGCTGGGGAAGAACTTCGGGACCGAGGAGTCCAGCGCCTTCGTCAACGGCCTGC
- the ribE gene encoding 6,7-dimethyl-8-ribityllumazine synthase encodes MPRYIEGDFLPPKGRFAICVARFNGFITEELAKGAVDTLLRHGVADADVDVYRCPGTYELPGLVRRVAESRQYAGVVALGAVIRGGTPHFDYVAGECAKGIGSVAFDAAAASPATSVTFGVLTTDTVEQAIDRAGVKAGNKGAEATLACIEMVNLFSRMATLDGKKG; translated from the coding sequence ATGCCTCGCTACATCGAAGGTGACTTTTTGCCCCCCAAGGGCCGCTTCGCCATCTGCGTGGCCCGCTTCAACGGCTTCATCACCGAGGAGCTGGCCAAGGGTGCCGTGGACACGCTGCTGCGCCACGGCGTCGCGGACGCCGACGTGGACGTGTACCGCTGCCCCGGCACCTATGAGCTGCCCGGCCTCGTGCGCCGCGTCGCCGAATCGCGCCAGTACGCGGGCGTCGTCGCCCTGGGCGCCGTCATCCGCGGCGGCACGCCCCACTTCGACTACGTGGCGGGGGAGTGCGCCAAGGGCATCGGCTCGGTGGCCTTCGACGCGGCGGCCGCCAGCCCCGCGACGTCCGTCACCTTCGGCGTGCTCACCACGGACACCGTGGAGCAGGCCATCGACCGGGCGGGCGTGAAGGCGGGCAACAAGGGCGCGGAGGCCACGCTGGCCTGTATCGAAATGGTCAACCTGTTCTCGCGCATGGCCACCCTCGACGGGAAGAAGGGCTGA